The genomic window ACTTTGGACAAGAGCTGTAAACTCTAAGTTACCTATAAGAAGAGAGGCAGAAACTATTGGCGCAAACTGAAACTCCCCATCAATTATTGGGTTGTTCACGAAGGGTTTTCCTACAAACTGAGAGTATTCGTCGTTTGCGTATTCATTGTCGTCAATAAAGACTGGGGGCTCTGTTTTTCCAACTGCAATTTTGAGTTTTCCATCTAGGAATTCTTCTTTGTAATACGCTTCAAGTAGTTTGAAGGTAGCTTCATTTTCAGGGTTATCGTCAGCAAAAGTATTAAGGTTTGCAAAAGCTTCTATACTGTCAGCACCACTACCTTCTCCGGCATGAAGTCTCAAGAAAAGCTCTCCATTTTCGCGGGGTTTAAAAGAAAGTGTAATATCCGCAACGTATCCTGAACCGTTAACATCTTTTGTTCCTTGGTAGTAAATAACTGTATCTCCTCCTATCTCTACTTTCCTTTCTTCCTCTGAAAATGCTGAAGAGGTGTTCAGTAACAAGGTTACTGTTGAGACTGCTGCTAAAAATTTTCTCACTTTTTCACCTCCTTTGTGTGTTTTATCTGATTTGGTAATACTATTATACAAAAATTGACTACGAAATAGATTTTAATTAAAATAATGGTAAGATATAAATCACACTAAGGAGGTTTTTCATGAGAAAAGCGCTTTTAGCCCTCTCGGCGTTCTTGGCGATGACAACTTCTTCAAAGGCACATTTTGTTGTCTTAAAACCTTCTACCGACGTTGTTGAAGGACACCAAAGAGTAATTAGCTTAGAGGCAAGGTTTACCCATCCAATGGAAGGCGGTCCAAACATGGAGTTTGGCATTGTTGACAGTGGGGCTGTAGTGAATGGAAAAAAATATAGACTCCATTGGAAAAAGATGATGATTCCTGCTCTTAAGGGTAGTAGTAAGAAAGTTCCAATGTATAAGACTGCTTTTAGAATTAGAAGACCGGGGGTTTACCAGTTCTTTGTTGATCCAACTCCTTACTTTGAACCTGCAGAAGAGAAGTTCATAAAGCAGATAACGAAGGTTTATGTTGAAGCTTTTGGTTTAGAGGATGGTTGGGATGAACCTTTAGGTCTTAAGGCTGAAATTGTTCCGCTTACAAGACCTTTCGGTGTTTGGGAAGATAATACCTTTAGGGGAAGAGTGTTTATAAACGGAAAGCCAGCGGCAAATATTGATGTTGAAGTTGAATACCTTAATACGAAAAAAGTTCGTGTTCCAAACGATACTTTTATAACTCAGGTAATAAAAACTGACGAAAATGGGTATTTTGAATATACAATTCCTTGGGCTGGTTGGTGGGGCTTTTCGGCAATTGGAGATGGAGGAACTTTGCGTCATAAAGATGGTAAAGAATATCCAGTAGAGCTCGACGCAGTTATTTGGATAAAAGCGTATCCAAAACCAAGCGAGGTAAAGTAAGATGCATATATCTGAAGGAGTTCTTCCTGGATGGCTACTTATTACAGGTTGGGGACTTACGATAGGGGCAACTTACTTCGGACTTAAAAATCTGAAAGATAAAAAGGTTCCTTTGGCAGCGCTTCTTGCCGCTGCCTTCTTTATTGCATCTTTAATTCATGTTCCTCTTGGGCCTTCAAGTGTTCATCTGGTAATGAACGGTCTTGCAGGTTTGCTTCTTGGAATAACGGCTTTCCCAGTAATTTTGGTTGGGCTTTTCCTTCAAGCAGTTCTTTTCCAGTTTGGAGGAATTACAGTACTTGGAATAAACACTTTTAACATGGCTTTCCCAGCCTTTTTGTCGTATCTCCTTTTAAGAAGATTTATAAAGAAGCAGACAACACTTAGTCTTGTAGTTGTTGGAGTTTTAACTGCTTTTATTTCCATTATGGGATCTGGAATTTTGGTAGCACTGGAACTTTTAACAGTTGGTGAGGTATTTAAGAAAACTGCTGAACTCGTGATTTTGGCACATCTACCGGTGGCTGTAGTAGAGGGAATTATAAATGCCTTTGTCCTTCTATTTTTAAGGAAAACAGCTCCTGAGATTTTGGGAGGACTGAAATGAGAAAAATGGTAATGGCTTTTCTAATTATCTTTTTTTCTCTTTCCTCTGTAAGTGCTTTTGCCCACAAAATTTCGGCTTTTGTAGATGTTGAAGGAAATAAAGTAAATCTTTACTCTTACTTTAATAGTGGAGAACCTGTAAAGAACGGAAAAGTTGAAGTTTACGATGAAAAGACAGGAAAGCTTATTTTGACAGGAAAAACTGATGAGAATGGGGAATTCTCTTTTGAACTTCCTAAGGTTTCTAACTACAAGGTTATTGTAGTTGCAGAACTTGGGCATAAAACAGTAGCCGAGATAAAAGCTTCTGACTTTTCCGGAAGTTCTAAAGAAAGTAATGAAGAAACAGAGGAAATGACAAGTAAAAATGAAGCTCAAATTCAGGATACTCAACATATTGCTGCTGCTAACTTAAGCAAGGAGGAGATAAGAAAAATAGTTAAAGAAGAATTAAAGCCTATTCATCAAAAACTTCTAGACATCGAAATGAAAATTTCTGAAGTTTCTCTTAAGGATATTTTTGGTGGTCTTGGCTGGATTTTAGGAATTTTTGGAGCTTACTTAGCTATCTCAAGGAAAAGAAATGAAGGATAGCTTAGATCCACGAACAAAGATTTTAACTTTAACTCTTTTTGCGTGGGGAATAGCCCTCACGCAGGATTTTAAAGGAGTCGTTGCTTTTCTCCCCTACATTCTTTTTCTTTTCTTTGTTTTCAAAGAAAGTCCTTTAAATGTTTTTAAAAAACTTCTTCCTGCTAATATCTTCTTAGTTTTTATAGTAATCACTATGATATTTACCTACAATGCTGTTACTTTCATTGATAGACTGAAATATGGATTTTTTCTTTTTTTGAAATCCAATGAGATATTAGTATTAACAATTTTATTGCTTTCATCTTCTTCTCTTTTTTCTATATTTCACGCACTCCATCATTTAAAAGTTCCTAAGAAGCTGGTTTTACTTCTCTTTTTCACGTATAGATACATTCACACTTTAAAGGAGGAGTATGAAACCATTTTAAAAGCTGCAAAGTGTAGGGGATTTAGACCAAAGACCTCTCTACTTACTTACAAAACTTATGCATACATTGTGGGAAACCTTCTTGTGAAAAGTTATAAAAGGGCAGACAGAATCTATAAAGCAATGCTTTCAAGGGGATTTAAAGGCAATTTCCCTGTTTACATACATTTTAGACTTTTTAAGGAAGACTTCATTTTTGGTGTTATCAGTATTCTTTTCTTTTTGGGAGCGGTAGTATGGAGATTCTTAGAGTAGATGGGCTTACTGTAAGGTTTGGGGGCAAGACGGTTATAGAGGACTTAAATTTTTCTATCCTGTCGGGAGAGAAAACTTTTATCGTTGGACCAAACGGAGCTGGAAAGACCACTCTTATTGAAACAATAATGGGCTTTATAAAACCTGTTTTTGGAAAGATCTACCTTTTTGGTAAAGAGGTTAGAACAGAAGAAGATTTCTTTAGGGTTAGAACTACAGTAGGATATGTCTTTCAAAATCCTGACGATCAGCTTTTTTCTCCTACTGTTGAGGAGGAACTGGCTTTTGGTCCTCTTAATTTAGGACTTAGTAGAGAAGAGGTTGGAAGGAGAATAAATAAAGTTGTTAAGGAACTCGGTATAGAAAACTTAAGGGAAAAGTTCACTTACAAGCTTTCTGGAGGAGAAAAAAGGATAGTTTCCATTGCTTCCGTTCTTACGATGGATCCGCAAGTTTTAATACTTGATGAACCCTCAAACGGACTTGATGAAGAAAAGTTTTTGTACCTTGTTGACTTCCTAAAAAAGACAGAAAAAGCAATTGTTGTAATTACTCACGATAAAGAGCTTGTAAAAAAACTTGCTTGGAAGACTTATAAAATGGAAAATGGGAAGCTTATTCCTCTTCTAAGAGTTCTCTGATCAGCCTTTCCCACTCTTCCTTACACCCTTCCCCCTGACACTCGTCAAGTGGAATTATTGAAGCTTTTTCTATTACTTCTTTTTCTACAAAAATTGGGGCATTAACCCTTATGGCTAGATTTATAGCATCACTTGGCCTTGAGTCTATACGTAAGATTTCTCCATCGTGCCTCTTTACTTCTATGACTGCAAAGTAAATTCCTTTGTCAAAGTCGTTGATGATTACTCTCTCAACGTTTCCGCCAAAAGCCGAGATGATTTCTCTGATTAAGTCATAGGGAAAAGGTCTTGGAGGAACAGCTCCTAAAAGTTCTGTCTCAAGAAGTTCAGCTTCCCAATTTCCTACCCAAATAGGTATGGCAAACCTTTCCTTTTCGTTTCCCAAAATGATGAGGGGCATGCCGTTTAGCCTGTCTTGAGCAACTCCTATTACTGATACCTCAACCATAACTTAACTCCTTGATAAGGTTTGTTTGACTTTTCCCTTTAAGAAAAATGGAGAAGTTTCTGTTATTTCTACGTTTACAAACTTTCCAATAATTTCATTTGTTCCTTCAAAAATAACCAGTTTATTATCACGAGTTCTTCCACAAAGGCCATTCCCTTTAGGGCTTTTACCTTCTACGAGAACTTCTTCTAATTTTCCAAGTCTTTTCTTATTCTTTTCTTCTGCTTGCTTTTTCAGAAGGTTTTGAAGTTCTTGAAGTCTTTTGTTTTTCTCCTCTTTTGGGACGTCATCTTTTAGCTTTGCAGCCTTTGTAAAGGGTCTTGGAGAATACTCAAAGACAAAACCTTGGTCAAAGATGCAAGTTTCTACAAGGGAAAGTGTATCTTCAAAGTCTTTAATAGTTTCTGTTGGGAAGCCAACGATAAAATCCCCAGATAAGGCAACCTCAGGAACTTCTTCTTTTAGCAGCATTACTTTTTCAATGTATTCTTCTCTTGAGTAGCCTCTATTCATAAGTTTCAAGATTCTATTTGAACCGCTCTGAGGTGGTAGGTGAACATAAGGACATACTTTATCAATGTTCTTTATAGCTTCAACTATGCTTTTATCAAAACCGGCAGGATGGGAAGTCTGAAAGCGTATTCTTTCAATACCTTCTACTTCAGAGACCATGTATAGGAGATCTGCAAACCTTTTTCCGTTATACTCGTAAAAGTCAACATTTTGTCCAAGAAGTTGCACTTCCTTGACGCCTCTTTCGGCAAGCCTTCTTACTTCCTCTACAACAAGTTCAGGTTTTACACTCCTTTCTCTTCCTCGTGTAAAAGGAACGATACAGTAAGTACAAAATCTGTTACATCCTCTTTGGACTGTAACATAAGCGATATAAGGATTTTCCAAGTAGCTATCTATTAATGGAACTTTATCTTCTTCTGGAATTTTGGAACTTAGAACTTCGACGGTTTTTTCTCTTTTAGCTTTCTCAACAAGTTCATCTATTTTCATGAAGTTAAATGTTCCAAATATTAAATCCACGTGTTTAAATCTTAAAAGGGAATCCTTTTCTTTCTGTGGGACGCAACCACCAACGGCGATTACAGTGTTAGGTTTTCTCTTTTTAATACTTTTTAGGTTTCCTATAAAACTGTATGCTTTATTATCCGGCTTTGCCCTTACGGAACAGGTGTTGACAATGATAACGTCCGCCTCTTCAGGATTTTCTGTTTTTTCGTATCCTAAACTTTTAAGTATTCCAGCCATTTTCTCTGAGTCGTTAACGTTCATCTGACAGCCAAAAGTTTTTATGTAAAACTTCATTTTTCTCCCTTAACCGTTGATTTTTAATTAAATCTATTCTTCATAACACCTCTTTGGTATAGAAATGGCTTGTGGATAGATGAAAAACTCAACTATTTTGGCTTCGTTGGGTTTGTAATTACAGTATGTTATTAAAACTTTTGAAGGGTCTAAATTTTCTGAAAAAAGAAAATCTTTAATCTTTTCAGCATATTCTATGGATTTGGACTTTTGGGATATACCTGAAAATACAGATATGACAAGAAGAAGCCTGTCTTGGGTTAGAAGTTCAGAGATTTTATTTAGAGTTTCTTTTCCTTGTAGAGTAAAGTTGTCGTTTTCATCAAAAATAAACTCTTTACTTACAACTACCCTTAGTCGGTTAGGTTCTTTGTAAAGGGTAATAGGTGGAGAAAACTTTTCTTGCTTTTTAAGTTCTGGGATTATGTTGTTGATAGGGGTTACTCCTAACTCCTTTGCTAAAAAGATAGCCTCTTTTTCAAGAACGTATCCATCAACTTCTATTTCCATATTACCGACAATTTCCTTTATTGAGAGTTTTTTAGAAGGTTTAACTTGTTCTTTCTTTTCTTTTTCCGTTTGTGTTTTTTTTGCTATTTTTGTTTCTTGTGAAACCTTTTTCTCCTTAACTTTAACGGTCGGTTTTGTTTTGGGTTTTTTAGTTACTTCGGTTTGAAGACTTTGCGTTGTCTTACAGCTTGAAAATAGGATAACACTAAGTCCAAGTAATGCTAAAATTCTTTTCATAGCATCTCCATATACCTAAAAATGTCTTTTTTGAATTTAGAAATTTTGAGGGAGGTGAGCAATGAATATTAAGGAGATAGCAAAGAAAGCGAAGGAAGTTAGCTACAAACTTATAGATATTTCAACAGAAGTTAAAAACGAAACCTTAAAGACAGCGGCAAAGCTTATAGAGGAAAAGAAAGACTTAATAGCTAAAGAAAACGAAAAAGACCTAAAGTATGGAGAGGAAAAGGGACTTTCAAAAGCTATGCTTGATAGACTCCTTCTTAATGAAAAAAGAATAAAGGGAATGGTTCAAGTTCTCTTAGATGTTGCTTCATTAAATGATCCGGTTGGTGAAGTAATAAAGATGTGGACAAGACCTAACGGTTTAAAGATAGGGAAGATGAGAGTTCCTCTTGGAGTTGTTGGAATTATTTATGAGTCAAGACCGAATGTAACA from Desulfurobacteriaceae bacterium includes these protein-coding regions:
- a CDS encoding ABC transporter ATP-binding protein, encoding MEILRVDGLTVRFGGKTVIEDLNFSILSGEKTFIVGPNGAGKTTLIETIMGFIKPVFGKIYLFGKEVRTEEDFFRVRTTVGYVFQNPDDQLFSPTVEEELAFGPLNLGLSREEVGRRINKVVKELGIENLREKFTYKLSGGEKRIVSIASVLTMDPQVLILDEPSNGLDEEKFLYLVDFLKKTEKAIVVITHDKELVKKLAWKTYKMENGKLIPLLRVL
- the miaB gene encoding tRNA (N6-isopentenyl adenosine(37)-C2)-methylthiotransferase MiaB; the encoded protein is MKFYIKTFGCQMNVNDSEKMAGILKSLGYEKTENPEEADVIIVNTCSVRAKPDNKAYSFIGNLKSIKKRKPNTVIAVGGCVPQKEKDSLLRFKHVDLIFGTFNFMKIDELVEKAKREKTVEVLSSKIPEEDKVPLIDSYLENPYIAYVTVQRGCNRFCTYCIVPFTRGRERSVKPELVVEEVRRLAERGVKEVQLLGQNVDFYEYNGKRFADLLYMVSEVEGIERIRFQTSHPAGFDKSIVEAIKNIDKVCPYVHLPPQSGSNRILKLMNRGYSREEYIEKVMLLKEEVPEVALSGDFIVGFPTETIKDFEDTLSLVETCIFDQGFVFEYSPRPFTKAAKLKDDVPKEEKNKRLQELQNLLKKQAEEKNKKRLGKLEEVLVEGKSPKGNGLCGRTRDNKLVIFEGTNEIIGKFVNVEITETSPFFLKGKVKQTLSRS
- a CDS encoding carboxypeptidase-like regulatory domain-containing protein yields the protein MRKMVMAFLIIFFSLSSVSAFAHKISAFVDVEGNKVNLYSYFNSGEPVKNGKVEVYDEKTGKLILTGKTDENGEFSFELPKVSNYKVIVVAELGHKTVAEIKASDFSGSSKESNEETEEMTSKNEAQIQDTQHIAAANLSKEEIRKIVKEELKPIHQKLLDIEMKISEVSLKDIFGGLGWILGIFGAYLAISRKRNEG
- a CDS encoding energy-coupling factor transporter transmembrane component T, yielding MKDSLDPRTKILTLTLFAWGIALTQDFKGVVAFLPYILFLFFVFKESPLNVFKKLLPANIFLVFIVITMIFTYNAVTFIDRLKYGFFLFLKSNEILVLTILLLSSSSLFSIFHALHHLKVPKKLVLLLFFTYRYIHTLKEEYETILKAAKCRGFRPKTSLLTYKTYAYIVGNLLVKSYKRADRIYKAMLSRGFKGNFPVYIHFRLFKEDFIFGVISILFFLGAVVWRFLE
- the cbiM gene encoding cobalt transporter CbiM; translation: MHISEGVLPGWLLITGWGLTIGATYFGLKNLKDKKVPLAALLAAAFFIASLIHVPLGPSSVHLVMNGLAGLLLGITAFPVILVGLFLQAVLFQFGGITVLGINTFNMAFPAFLSYLLLRRFIKKQTTLSLVVVGVLTAFISIMGSGILVALELLTVGEVFKKTAELVILAHLPVAVVEGIINAFVLLFLRKTAPEILGGLK
- a CDS encoding bifunctional nuclease family protein, giving the protein MVEVSVIGVAQDRLNGMPLIILGNEKERFAIPIWVGNWEAELLETELLGAVPPRPFPYDLIREIISAFGGNVERVIINDFDKGIYFAVIEVKRHDGEILRIDSRPSDAINLAIRVNAPIFVEKEVIEKASIIPLDECQGEGCKEEWERLIRELLEEE
- a CDS encoding DUF4198 domain-containing protein, giving the protein MRKALLALSAFLAMTTSSKAHFVVLKPSTDVVEGHQRVISLEARFTHPMEGGPNMEFGIVDSGAVVNGKKYRLHWKKMMIPALKGSSKKVPMYKTAFRIRRPGVYQFFVDPTPYFEPAEEKFIKQITKVYVEAFGLEDGWDEPLGLKAEIVPLTRPFGVWEDNTFRGRVFINGKPAANIDVEVEYLNTKKVRVPNDTFITQVIKTDENGYFEYTIPWAGWWGFSAIGDGGTLRHKDGKEYPVELDAVIWIKAYPKPSEVK